One segment of Thermosynechococcus sp. HN-54 DNA contains the following:
- a CDS encoding protein kinase domain-containing protein, with protein sequence MIILHLLNPWKRTPVKTWRFPIKTTIRIGRAADNDVILNDILISRYHAELSCYRDPENLGRWYLKSLGAIGTFVDGRLVDESRLANGSLIQLGPTGPILEFHEQTFRRSAPTLSECTHAGNMPGNLFCIHCGQPLNVQRTVRNYHILRLLGHGGIGTTYLACEAQPLGGWTGKIPEVRVLKELQSDMEDNEKAQELFEREARILQLLDHAGIPRFYDFFVEDGKSYLVMELIHGIDLERWVLRNGTVPIPQAVQWMIQTCGILDYLHNQEPPVIHRDLKPSNLLVRSRDNQIVLIDFGAVKELGHSPDSTRIAVEGYSAPEQMMGQPTIQSDLFAVGATLAFLLLGDSPIRFYHHREGFHRLDVSDRPEIPDPLKDVIHRATAPLLPDRYPSAIALAKALKEALAALPQESSQV encoded by the coding sequence GTGATTATCCTGCACCTGTTGAATCCTTGGAAACGCACTCCGGTCAAAACATGGCGTTTTCCGATTAAAACAACCATTCGCATTGGTCGTGCTGCAGATAACGATGTCATTCTCAACGATATTCTCATTAGCCGCTATCACGCGGAACTATCTTGTTATCGGGATCCAGAAAATCTCGGTCGGTGGTATCTCAAAAGTTTGGGGGCGATCGGGACATTTGTCGATGGTCGCCTTGTGGATGAAAGTAGGCTCGCTAATGGCAGCTTGATTCAACTGGGGCCTACAGGTCCGATTCTCGAATTCCATGAGCAAACCTTTCGCCGCAGTGCGCCAACTCTCAGTGAGTGTACCCATGCAGGCAACATGCCAGGCAACCTGTTTTGCATTCACTGCGGTCAACCCCTGAATGTGCAGCGCACCGTACGCAACTATCACATCCTGCGCCTTTTAGGGCATGGCGGAATTGGCACCACCTACTTGGCCTGTGAAGCGCAACCCCTTGGGGGATGGACTGGCAAGATACCGGAGGTGCGGGTGCTCAAGGAACTGCAGTCTGATATGGAGGACAATGAGAAAGCCCAGGAGCTATTTGAACGGGAAGCACGAATTTTGCAACTCCTAGATCATGCCGGCATTCCCCGCTTCTATGATTTTTTTGTCGAGGACGGCAAGAGCTATTTGGTCATGGAACTTATTCATGGCATTGACCTAGAACGCTGGGTACTGCGCAATGGTACGGTGCCGATTCCCCAAGCAGTGCAATGGATGATTCAAACCTGCGGCATCTTGGACTATCTGCACAATCAGGAGCCACCGGTGATTCATCGGGATCTCAAACCCAGTAACCTACTGGTGCGATCGCGGGATAACCAAATTGTTTTGATTGACTTTGGGGCGGTCAAAGAACTGGGACATTCCCCCGATAGCACCCGCATTGCCGTGGAGGGCTACAGCGCCCCCGAACAGATGATGGGTCAACCGACCATTCAGTCAGATCTGTTTGCGGTGGGGGCAACGTTGGCTTTTTTACTGTTGGGGGATAGTCCAATTCGTTTCTATCACCACCGTGAGGGCTTTCATCGCCTCGATGTATCCGATCGCCCAGAAATCCCCGATCCTTTGAAAGACGTGATACACCGTGCCACAGCTCCCCTGTTGCCCGATCGCTACCCTTCCGCGATCGCCTTGGCTAAAGCCCTCAAGGAAGCCCTTGCGGCACTGCCCCAAGAATCCTCGCAAGTTTAA
- a CDS encoding protein kinase domain-containing protein: MLVYCTRPYCSHPQNDVPELDNPNKRYSRVAERFCTACGMPLILRGRYVAERVLGQGGFGAAYLARDLDTPGRRECVIKQFRPNVSDPQSRQKAQELFEREGQVLDQLGQHAQIPDLLAFFAEEVPSANGQGVEQYFYLVQEYIDGETLEDELAQKGCFSEEEVRQVLRELLPVLQYVHDHSSIHRDIKLSNIMRQHPSKTKFPGQGRLYLLDFGAVKQISQAGGQQGHFTGIYTQYYAPPEQARGERVYPSSDLYALAVTCIILLTGKDPSELFDAYNNRWHWHSYAQVSPKLQAILDRMLQPAPSDRYQSAAEVLADLNTSSTPAPAPPPPPQPVTPPPVSPPVVSQAIPASPSPVPVTPPTTTPRPRVRPPRQPPPPLPALKILIGAGFTGFEMTALGLMIFSLMTAWQLPVGVSAGLIGALFAFLVFLQYKRWIEHWEQLIIAVISGAVLFFVPLLQAGLGGVTALLICGLVGLGCVVVGNLFLLIYNILARLL, translated from the coding sequence ATGCTCGTCTATTGCACCCGTCCCTACTGTAGTCACCCCCAGAACGATGTTCCAGAGCTAGACAACCCCAACAAACGATACAGTCGTGTGGCTGAACGATTTTGTACAGCCTGCGGAATGCCTCTGATTCTGCGGGGACGGTATGTGGCAGAGCGGGTTTTGGGGCAGGGGGGGTTTGGGGCGGCCTATCTAGCACGGGATTTGGATACCCCCGGTCGGCGGGAGTGCGTGATCAAGCAATTTCGCCCTAATGTGTCCGATCCCCAGAGTCGGCAAAAGGCTCAGGAACTCTTTGAGCGAGAAGGACAAGTCCTTGATCAACTGGGGCAGCATGCTCAAATTCCGGATTTACTGGCATTTTTTGCTGAAGAAGTTCCCAGTGCCAATGGACAAGGAGTCGAGCAGTATTTCTACTTGGTGCAGGAATATATTGACGGCGAAACCCTCGAGGATGAACTGGCTCAAAAGGGATGCTTTAGTGAGGAAGAGGTGCGGCAGGTGCTGCGGGAACTCCTACCCGTGTTGCAGTACGTCCATGACCACAGCTCGATCCACCGTGATATTAAGCTCTCGAATATTATGCGCCAGCACCCCAGCAAGACAAAGTTTCCCGGCCAAGGGCGGCTCTACCTGCTGGATTTTGGGGCTGTGAAGCAAATTTCCCAAGCAGGGGGACAGCAAGGACACTTTACAGGTATTTATACCCAATACTATGCGCCACCGGAACAAGCACGGGGGGAACGGGTCTATCCCAGTTCTGATCTCTATGCTTTGGCAGTGACCTGTATCATATTGCTGACCGGCAAAGATCCCAGTGAGCTATTTGATGCCTATAACAACCGCTGGCATTGGCATTCTTATGCCCAAGTCAGTCCAAAATTGCAAGCCATTCTGGATCGCATGCTACAACCCGCTCCTAGCGATCGCTACCAATCGGCAGCAGAGGTCTTAGCGGACTTAAATACTTCTTCTACCCCCGCCCCAGCACCGCCCCCACCGCCACAACCGGTAACACCCCCCCCCGTCTCTCCTCCCGTTGTGTCGCAAGCAATACCAGCGTCGCCTTCACCGGTGCCAGTCACGCCTCCGACAACTACGCCCCGACCTAGGGTCAGACCGCCGCGGCAACCGCCCCCACCCTTGCCCGCATTAAAAATTCTCATTGGTGCCGGCTTTACGGGCTTTGAAATGACCGCCTTGGGGCTGATGATTTTTAGTTTGATGACGGCTTGGCAGTTGCCCGTGGGTGTGAGTGCGGGGCTGATTGGCGCTCTATTTGCCTTTTTGGTGTTTTTGCAGTACAAACGCTGGATCGAACACTGGGAGCAGTTGATCATTGCGGTCATTTCAGGGGCAGTTCTCTTTTTTGTCCCCCTCTTGCAAGCAGGCCTAGGGGGTGTGACAGCGCTACTCATTTGTGGTTTAGTGGGGTTGGGTTGCGTCGTCGTGGGTAATCTCTTTTTGCTGATTTACAACATCTTGGCGCGGTTACTGTAG
- a CDS encoding MBL fold metallo-hydrolase yields the protein MQLTWLESNTWLWELGHTRILVDPWLVGSLTFGNTPWLFQAERSRPCAMPTDVDVILLSQGLPDHCHEPSLRTCDRTLPVIASPSAAKVAQSLGFETVISLTPHQTHTYRDLTIQATKGASIGPSQQENGYLLRWGTQSLYYEPHGCHDPWLRSHGTVDVVITPLLDVCLPLVGAILKGGKAALELGQWLHPKVMITTAGNGTLHLQGWLPRLLSVKGTFEELQVSFQRLGLNTRLVEPVAYTPLVLLAEV from the coding sequence ATGCAGTTGACGTGGTTGGAGAGCAATACATGGCTGTGGGAGTTGGGTCATACTAGGATTTTGGTCGATCCGTGGTTGGTTGGCTCGCTGACCTTTGGCAATACCCCTTGGCTATTTCAGGCAGAGCGATCGCGCCCCTGTGCTATGCCAACCGATGTGGATGTCATTTTGCTCTCCCAAGGGCTACCGGATCACTGTCATGAACCCAGTCTACGCACCTGCGATCGCACCCTACCGGTCATTGCCTCCCCCAGTGCCGCCAAAGTTGCCCAGAGCCTTGGCTTTGAAACGGTGATTTCCCTGACTCCCCACCAAACCCACACCTACCGCGATCTCACCATCCAAGCCACCAAGGGCGCCAGTATCGGTCCTAGTCAACAGGAAAACGGTTATCTTCTGCGTTGGGGAACGCAAAGTCTCTACTATGAACCCCATGGCTGCCATGATCCGTGGCTGCGCAGCCACGGCACGGTGGATGTCGTGATTACCCCCCTACTCGATGTCTGTTTGCCTCTGGTGGGTGCAATTCTGAAGGGGGGCAAAGCAGCGTTGGAATTGGGGCAATGGCTGCACCCCAAGGTGATGATCACCACCGCTGGCAATGGTACCCTCCACCTTCAGGGATGGCTACCGCGACTGCTCTCGGTCAAAGGCACCTTTGAGGAACTGCAAGTGTCGTTTCAGCGGCTGGGTCTGAACACTCGTTTGGTGGAACCAGTGGCCTACACTCCCCTTGTTCTTCTAGCTGAGGTCTAG
- a CDS encoding phosphate-starvation-inducible PsiE family protein: MRRWLRPLFLFWQETILLLQDNQRFLQFLSQIEGIATRVLAIGMLLVVIVAIIDLGRILTIELFSPPLGQFSLELVKIFGLFLNVLVALEILENITAYLKTHVSSQIVELVIVTSLIAIARKIIILDIGQPETVAKLLGLAIAILALSASYWIVRRLNYRRRP; encoded by the coding sequence ATGCGACGCTGGCTACGGCCTTTGTTTCTCTTTTGGCAAGAAACGATCCTTCTACTTCAGGACAATCAGCGGTTTTTGCAGTTCCTCAGTCAGATTGAGGGGATTGCAACTCGGGTGCTGGCGATCGGGATGCTGCTGGTGGTCATCGTCGCCATTATTGATTTGGGGCGGATTTTAACCATAGAGCTATTCTCACCCCCTTTAGGGCAGTTTAGCCTTGAACTGGTGAAAATCTTTGGCCTCTTTCTCAACGTGCTTGTGGCTCTGGAGATTCTCGAAAATATCACCGCCTACCTGAAAACCCACGTCTCGTCGCAAATCGTTGAGCTGGTGATTGTTACGTCTCTGATTGCCATTGCCCGCAAAATTATCATTCTGGATATTGGTCAACCGGAAACGGTGGCGAAGCTCTTGGGGCTGGCGATCGCCATCTTGGCCTTGTCTGCCAGTTACTGGATTGTGCGTCGTCTAAACTACCGGCGGCGTCCCTGA